One window of Clostridia bacterium genomic DNA carries:
- a CDS encoding glucosamine-6-phosphate deaminase, with amino-acid sequence MPLRLVVAEDYDDMSARAASLVKEALARRAVDGAPARPARLTVPTGDTPLGLYERLAADPAAAAALRAADIYQLDEYLGAGPGDDVSFAGWLRRALLRPAGIPDGRFHRLPADHLEPQLALAHFEAELAAAGGLDLAVLGLGVNGHLGFNEPGSPFDAPARIVRLRPETVRVNRHYWKDAGEDTPHYGVTLGLRTLFAARRVILLASGEHKAAALARALEGPVTPDVPASGLRRARGEVIVVADRAAASRLADVPAPSPGSRVP; translated from the coding sequence GTGCCCCTTCGCCTTGTGGTGGCCGAGGACTACGACGACATGAGCGCCCGCGCCGCCTCCCTCGTCAAGGAGGCGCTTGCGCGGCGAGCCGTGGACGGGGCGCCCGCGCGCCCGGCACGGCTCACCGTGCCCACAGGCGACACGCCGCTCGGCCTCTATGAGCGCCTCGCCGCCGACCCGGCGGCCGCCGCCGCGCTCCGCGCCGCGGACATCTACCAGCTCGACGAGTACCTTGGCGCCGGTCCCGGCGACGACGTCTCCTTCGCGGGCTGGCTCCGGCGTGCGCTCCTGCGCCCCGCCGGCATCCCGGACGGGCGTTTCCACCGCCTGCCAGCGGACCACCTGGAACCGCAGCTGGCCCTCGCGCATTTCGAGGCGGAGCTGGCCGCCGCCGGCGGCCTGGACCTCGCCGTGCTGGGGCTGGGCGTCAACGGCCACCTCGGCTTCAACGAGCCCGGCTCCCCGTTCGACGCGCCGGCGCGCATCGTCCGGCTGCGCCCGGAGACGGTGAGGGTCAACCGGCACTACTGGAAGGACGCCGGCGAGGACACGCCCCACTACGGCGTGACGCTCGGGCTGCGGACGCTCTTCGCCGCTCGACGCGTGATCCTCTTGGCCTCCGGCGAGCACAAGGCCGCCGCCCTGGCGCGGGCGCTCGAGGGGCCGGTCACGCCCGACGTCCCCGCGTCCGGGCTGCGCCGGGCGCGCGGCGAGGTCATCGTCGTCGCCGACCGCGCCGCCGCTTCCCGCCTGGCGGACGTCCCCGCGCCCAGCCCGGGGTCGCGGGTGCCGTGA
- a CDS encoding HPr family phosphocarrier protein, producing the protein MSEARRTVTVTHESGLHARPAALFVQTAARFKADIKVAKGDRSANAKSIMSVLALGVTKGTTIDILATGDDAEEAVDALTRLVESGFGES; encoded by the coding sequence ATGTCGGAAGCCCGTAGGACGGTGACCGTGACCCACGAAAGCGGGCTGCACGCGCGCCCCGCGGCGCTGTTCGTCCAGACGGCCGCGCGGTTCAAGGCGGACATCAAGGTCGCGAAGGGCGACCGCAGCGCGAACGCCAAGAGCATCATGAGCGTGCTGGCGCTGGGCGTCACCAAGGGGACGACGATCGACATCCTCGCCACCGGCGACGACGCGGAGGAGGCCGTCGACGCGCTGACGCGGCTGGTCGAAAGCGGCTTCGGCGAATCCTGA
- the ptsP gene encoding phosphoenolpyruvate--protein phosphotransferase, whose amino-acid sequence MHVRKGVAVSDGVAIGPAFVFRAQEAPGAGPDRGAATGTAAREAFAEAVESVRARLRALRERAAREAGEAEAAIFDAHLLMLDDPMLQEEVGRRLESGQPLGQAVDEAIEELAGMLAALDDPYMRQRAADVRDLGGQLRRAIRGVAAAAPFEGLVRPSIVVAEDLTPSDTVSLPRAQVLAIVTEAGGPTSHTAILARAMGVPAIVGAGPGLLDLAEGRRMGVDAREGVVYVDPDEATLERLSQAMRDEAGAAARRAALRALPAETVDGFRVELAANLGHPSEAGAAVAQGAEGVGLFRTEFLFLDRAEPPTEDEQVRAYREVLERMGARPVIFRTLDVGGDKPLPFLPVEGEANPFLGYRAIRLLLDRPEIFQAQLRALMRAGLGRFTERGEPQARIMFPMVATLDDLRACRRAFEDAWRAVAPGGDPAAERSRPLFGIMVEIPAAALMMDVLAREVDFVSIGTNDLTQYTLAVDRTNPRVASRADALDPALLRLMHRAIAACREAGTWVGVCGEAGGDPAAIPFFVAAGVNELSMSPGRLPAAKERVRSLDRRDLARRLEDALNAGTAEEVRRIFDVGSP is encoded by the coding sequence GTGCACGTGCGAAAGGGCGTCGCGGTCAGCGACGGGGTGGCCATCGGGCCGGCGTTCGTCTTTCGGGCGCAGGAGGCGCCGGGCGCCGGGCCGGACCGCGGCGCGGCGACCGGAACGGCGGCGCGTGAGGCGTTCGCCGAGGCCGTCGAGTCGGTGCGGGCTCGACTGCGGGCGTTGCGGGAGCGCGCCGCGCGCGAGGCCGGCGAGGCGGAGGCGGCGATCTTCGACGCTCACCTTCTGATGCTGGACGACCCGATGCTCCAGGAGGAGGTGGGGCGGCGGCTCGAGAGCGGGCAGCCCCTCGGCCAGGCGGTGGACGAGGCCATCGAGGAGCTCGCCGGCATGCTCGCCGCGCTCGACGACCCGTACATGCGCCAGCGCGCCGCGGATGTCCGCGACCTCGGCGGCCAGCTCCGGCGCGCGATCCGCGGGGTGGCGGCCGCCGCGCCGTTCGAGGGCCTTGTGCGGCCGTCCATCGTGGTCGCGGAGGACCTCACGCCATCCGACACCGTCTCGCTGCCGCGGGCGCAGGTTCTGGCCATCGTGACGGAAGCCGGCGGCCCGACCTCGCACACGGCGATCCTCGCGCGCGCCATGGGCGTCCCCGCGATCGTGGGCGCCGGCCCCGGGCTCCTCGACCTGGCGGAAGGCCGCCGGATGGGTGTCGACGCGCGCGAGGGCGTCGTCTACGTCGACCCGGACGAGGCCACGCTGGAGCGGCTCTCGCAGGCGATGCGCGACGAGGCCGGCGCCGCGGCCCGGCGGGCGGCCCTGCGGGCGCTGCCCGCCGAGACGGTCGACGGCTTCCGCGTGGAACTGGCCGCCAACCTCGGCCACCCGTCGGAAGCCGGCGCGGCCGTCGCGCAGGGCGCCGAGGGCGTGGGGCTCTTTCGCACGGAGTTCCTCTTCCTCGACCGCGCCGAGCCGCCCACGGAAGACGAGCAGGTTCGCGCGTACCGCGAGGTGCTTGAGCGCATGGGCGCCCGGCCCGTCATCTTCCGCACCCTGGACGTCGGCGGCGACAAGCCCCTGCCCTTCCTGCCCGTCGAAGGCGAGGCGAACCCGTTCCTCGGCTACCGCGCCATCCGACTGCTCCTCGACCGGCCGGAGATCTTCCAGGCGCAGTTGCGCGCGCTCATGCGGGCCGGGCTCGGTCGCTTCACCGAACGCGGCGAGCCCCAGGCGCGCATCATGTTCCCGATGGTGGCCACGCTCGATGACCTGCGCGCCTGCCGCCGCGCGTTCGAGGACGCGTGGCGCGCCGTGGCCCCGGGCGGCGACCCCGCCGCCGAGCGCTCGCGGCCGCTCTTCGGCATCATGGTCGAGATCCCCGCGGCCGCGCTGATGATGGACGTCCTCGCGCGCGAGGTCGACTTCGTCAGCATCGGCACGAACGACTTGACGCAGTATACCCTCGCGGTCGACCGCACGAACCCTCGCGTGGCCTCGCGCGCGGACGCGCTGGATCCGGCGCTCCTCCGGCTCATGCACCGCGCGATCGCCGCCTGCCGCGAGGCCGGCACGTGGGTCGGCGTCTGCGGCGAGGCCGGCGGCGACCCGGCCGCCATCCCGTTCTTCGTCGCCGCAGGGGTGAACGAGCTCAGCATGTCGCCCGGCCGGCTGCCGGCCGCCAAGGAGCGGGTGCGCAGCCTGGACCGGCGCGACCTCGCCCGCCGGCTGGAGGACGCGCTGAACGCCGGCACGGCGGAAGAAGTGAGGAGGATCTTCGATGTCGGAAGCCCGTAG